attgatttttctgagatcatGAAGCAATCTCCATGAGCCAGGGGCTTTCTTGCGAAcgacaaaaactggggaattccagggactgTTTGTCGGTACaatgtgtcccttttccaaTTGTTCCCTGACCAAGTTTTTGAGAGcactcaattttttcctctcaaggggccactgatccacccagacaggattgtctgttttccaggtcagtTTCAAAGTGGTGAGTGCCACAGTGACCCCCActaaaaatccacttccaaCCTCACGCCCCATTGCACTAAAATGTCCCTTCCCCATACTGTGATGGGTCTTTGCACAACAAATGGGCGAATGATTGCAGTCTTACCTCCTGGCCTCGAGACAACAATCGCATCttcactctgcagacacaaggtgTTCCCCCCTATGCCTGAAAGAGGACTCAAGGGAGCAATTAAATTCCAACTCTTGGGCCAAAAAAGATACGAAATTACTGTGACGTCCGCCCCCGTGTCAAGCATCCCTTTGACTGCGATTGTTTTGTCCCCCTGGGTCAATTCACAGACGAGAATTGGTCTGTCTCGGCCTATGTGTTTCACCCAGGAGGCATGAACCTCCATGTGCTCACCTGAAGGAGGATCTTGTTCCCGGAGCACTGGCAAgacttgttctgcagcatgggGTGGCAATGCAATTGCCCTGGCAATTGAGGTGTTCGGGGGAATGATCAATGGTGGCTGATGAGGCTTCGCTAAAACTGTCAACTCATCATTGCgatctgctgaaatgacagaagggtaaataacaagtcccaaaacactgcttctgtccttacctataattagaaagtcctgcctcttccacgaggatccagtgacaccagtgggtATCACTGCATAATTGTCATCCAAAAAACATATCACTTTGGAAGTTGCCAAATCGCATTGCGCCCCGGGTGGTAATAACTCTGGATCGCTGGGGATCCTACAAATTGTCCTGCTGAGGGCGTCAGAATGCTGTTCCCCGATGATTGTCCCCCTTGCGGAGCTTGCTCTTGAGTCATCGCCATCACTTGTGTCGTCGCGCGTTGACGATCCGCGCTCCTCCTGGAGTTTCCCGACTGAGTTCCTCCACTTGCATTGTTCCTCGCAGGACGACGCTTCCTTCCCCCGCATGCCGAACAACGATCTGATGAATCTGCATTGTTTGTAATTTGTGGGCAGTCCTTCTTGAAATGCCCTGGTttgccacacttgtaacactgtctttgttgaaaatttgcaaatgcttctttgacagctttttccacttgatCTCCTAAAATTGTTGCAAcgtgctgtggtgtccccaccttgctgcatgcctctagaatttctgccatggtg
This sequence is a window from Hirundo rustica isolate bHirRus1 chromosome 4, bHirRus1.pri.v3, whole genome shotgun sequence. Protein-coding genes within it:
- the LOC120752081 gene encoding uncharacterized protein LOC120752081, which encodes MQASHQCNARPTHHGRNSRGMQQGGDTTARCNNFRRSSGKSCQRSICKFSTKTVLQVWQTRAFQEGLPTNYKQCRFIRSLFGMRGKEASSCEEQCKWRNSVGKLQEERGSSTRDDTSDGDDSRASSARGTIIGEQHSDALSRTICRIPSDPELLPPGAQCDLATSKVICFLDDNYAVIPTGVTGSSWKRQDFLIIGKDRSSVLGLVIYPSVISADRNDELTVLAKPHQPPLIIPPNTSIARAIALPPHAAEQVLPVLREQDPPSGIGGNTLCLQSEDAIVVSRPGGLRGRSSQVWK